In Manis javanica isolate MJ-LG chromosome 18, MJ_LKY, whole genome shotgun sequence, the following proteins share a genomic window:
- the TLNRD1 gene encoding talin rod domain-containing protein 1, with protein MASGSAGKPTGEAASPAPGSAVGGACSQPRRRLVSVCDHCKGKMQLVADLLLLSSEARPVLFEGPAAPGAAAESFEQCRDTIIARTKGLSILTHDVQSQLNMGRFGEAGDSLVELGDLVVSLTECSAHAAYLAAVATPGAQPAQPGLVDRYRVTRCRHEVEQGCAVLRATPLADLTPQLLLEVSQGLSRNLKFLTDACALASDKSRDRFSREQFKLGVKCMSTSASALLACVREVKAAPSELARGRCALFSGPLVQAVGALVGFATEPQFLGRAAAVSAEGKAVQTAILGGAMSVVSACVLLTQCLRDLAQRPDGGAKVSDHRERLRSSACAVSEGCTLLSQALRERSSPRTLPPVNSNSVN; from the coding sequence ATGGCTAGCGGCAGCGCGGGGAAGCCCACTGGCGAGGCGGCTTCTCCGGCTCCCGGGAGCGCCGTCGGTGGAGCCTGCTCGCAGCCGCGGAGGAGGCTGGTGTCCGTCTGCGACCACTGCAAGGGCAAGATGCAGCTGGTGGCCGACCTGCTGCTGCTGTCGAGCGAGGCGCGCCCCGTGCTCTTCGAGGGCCCTGCCGCCCCGGGGGCCGCCGCCGAGTCCTTCGAGCAGTGTCGGGACACCATCATCGCGCGCACCAAGGGGCTCTCCATCCTCACCCACGACGTGCAGAGCCAGCTCAACATGGGCCGCTTCGGGGAGGCGGGGGACAGCCTGGTGGAGCTGGGCGACCTGGTGGTGTCGCTGACCGAGTGCTCCGCCCACGCGGCCTACCTGGCGGCCGTGGCCACGCCGGGGGCGCAGCCCGCGCAGCCGGGCCTGGTGGACCGCTACCGCGTGACGCGCTGCCGCCACGAGGTGGAGCAGGGCTGCGCCGTGCTGCGCGCCACGCCGCTGGCCGACCTGACGCCGCAGCTGCTGCTGGAGGTGTCGCAGGGCCTGTCGCGCAACCTCAAGTTCCTGACGGACGCGTGCGCCCTGGCCAGCGACAAGTCCCGGGACCGCTTTTCGCGCGAGCAGTTCAAGCTGGGCGTCAAGTGCATGAGCACGAGCGCGTCGGCGCTGCTGGCCTGCGTGCGCGAGGTGAAGGCGGCGCCCAGCGAGCTGGCCCGCGGCCGCTGCGCGCTCTTCAGCGGGCCGCTGGTGCAGGCCGTGGGCGCGCTGGTGGGCTTCGCCACCGAGCCGCAGTTCCTGGGTCGCGCGGCCGCCGTGAGCGCCGAGGGCAAGGCGGTGCAGACCGCCATCCTGGGCGGCGCCATGAGCGTGGTGTCGGCCTGCGTGCTCCTGACCCAGTGCCTCAGGGATCTGGCGCAGCGCCCCGACGGGGGCGCCAAGGTGTCGGACCACAGGGAGAGGCTGCGCAGCTCGGCGTGCGCCGTGTCTGAAGGCTGCACCCTGCTATCTCAGGCTTTACGGGAGAGGTCTTCGCCCAGGACTTTACCGCCAGTGAATTCCAATTCTGTGAATTAG